AGACGAAGAATTTCAAGCTCGCGTGCTGTTAAAAAGTCATGTGGAAAAGACTGTGAAGGCGTTCGCATTCTTGATAGCACTTTTCCGGTTACCTTTGCTTCAAGGACAGACTCACCTTTAGCAGCAGCTCTAATTGCAGAAGCAATTTCATGGGCTTTCGAGGTTTTAAGCAAATAGCTTAATGCCCCAGCTTCAATAACGGGATACACTTTATCATCATCAATAAAGCTTGTTAGAACGATAATTCTAGCATCTGACATAGATGAACAAATTCTTTTTGTTGCTTCAACACCATCCATTCCTTCCATCACAAGATCCATTAAGATAACGTCTGGTTTATGCTCTAAAGCAAGCTGGATTCCTTCCTTCCCGTTTGATGCTTCTCCAACAACTTCAATGTCAGGCTGTGCTTCTAAATAAGCAGCCATT
This window of the Priestia filamentosa genome carries:
- a CDS encoding response regulator; this encodes MIRVLLVDDHEMVRLGMAAYLEAQPDIEVVGEASNGKEGIQLALEHKPDVILMDLVMEGMDGVEATKRICSSMSDARIIVLTSFIDDDKVYPVIEAGALSYLLKTSKAHEIASAIRAAAKGESVLEAKVTGKVLSRMRTPSQSFPHDFLTARELEILRLIAEGKTNGEIAEALFIAVKTVKTHTTNIFSKLEVEDRTQAAIYAHRNKLVD